The following coding sequences lie in one Amycolatopsis cihanbeyliensis genomic window:
- a CDS encoding universal stress protein, with the protein MTEFQPHRPVLVGVDGSPSAEHAVRWAAREAARRGAPLRLLHACYLPPTKPYVPVPLPRSYRDALTEQGHEYLAAADRVALRAAPDVRIRKDLRIGQAAEQLVRESASADLVVLGSRGLGGFSGLLVGSTAVELAAHGHCPVVVVRGRTLDTAPPEQGPVVVGVDGSPGSDAAVEFAFEAAASRGVPLVAVHTWNDIALGETWALAPLGLDYQQITEDERRLLAERLAGWRAKYPDVELEQHTIKDRPVRGLLNEADGAQLIVVGSRGLGGFRGMLLGSTSQALLHHSTCPVAVVRPHRPETK; encoded by the coding sequence ATGACCGAATTTCAGCCGCACCGGCCAGTCCTGGTCGGCGTGGACGGATCCCCATCCGCCGAGCACGCCGTGCGCTGGGCCGCCAGGGAAGCGGCCCGGCGCGGCGCCCCACTGCGGCTGCTCCACGCGTGCTACCTACCACCCACGAAACCCTACGTTCCCGTGCCGCTGCCCCGCAGCTACCGCGACGCGCTCACCGAGCAGGGACACGAGTATCTCGCCGCCGCCGACCGGGTGGCCCTGCGCGCCGCGCCCGACGTGCGGATCCGCAAGGACCTGCGGATCGGGCAGGCCGCCGAACAACTCGTGCGCGAGTCGGCCTCGGCCGACCTGGTCGTGCTTGGCTCGCGCGGCCTCGGCGGGTTCAGCGGGCTGCTGGTCGGCTCCACCGCGGTCGAACTGGCCGCGCACGGTCACTGCCCCGTCGTGGTCGTGCGCGGCCGGACGCTCGACACGGCGCCACCCGAGCAGGGACCGGTCGTGGTCGGGGTGGACGGCTCGCCTGGCAGCGACGCCGCGGTCGAGTTCGCGTTCGAGGCCGCCGCCTCGCGGGGTGTTCCGCTGGTCGCGGTGCACACCTGGAACGACATCGCCCTGGGGGAGACCTGGGCACTGGCCCCGCTGGGCCTGGACTACCAACAGATCACCGAGGACGAACGCAGGCTGCTGGCCGAGCGGCTCGCCGGGTGGCGGGCGAAGTATCCCGACGTCGAACTCGAGCAACACACGATCAAGGACCGGCCGGTGCGCGGCCTGCTCAACGAAGCCGACGGCGCGCAGCTGATCGTCGTCGGCTCGCGCGGCCTCGGGGGCTTCCGCGGCATGCTGCTCGGCTCGACCAGCCAGGCACTGCTGCACCACAGCACCTGCCCGGTCGCCGTCGTCCGGCCGCACCGACCCGAAACGAAGTGA
- a CDS encoding Acg family FMN-binding oxidoreductase — translation MIFSTAEVGALVRAVGKAPSVHNTQPWTVDVRTDVADLYERPVSLPRHDPGGRDRLLSCGAALTNLELAIRALGWDTETVLLPEDARPDLLASVRTRGGRAATGEEVGKYATIFQRRSHRAPFGLRAVRPGLLRALVASTDVPGVRTRVVDARTEASAVADLLGYAAAVYRDDRAYQRELAAWSSGFPHPPSADSTLPWAGLVRRDTRLPDEITLADRISRERLLILTTGGDDRRDQLVAGVAMQHLWLAAVGAGLVASVLTQPLHLSEVRAGLAERLGLEGHPQLILRAGYPTHPDRTSSPLPAATARPHR, via the coding sequence ATGATCTTCTCCACCGCCGAGGTCGGCGCGCTCGTGCGCGCGGTCGGCAAGGCGCCCTCGGTGCACAACACCCAGCCCTGGACGGTGGACGTGCGCACCGACGTCGCCGACCTGTACGAGCGGCCGGTGTCGCTGCCCCGGCACGACCCCGGCGGCCGGGACCGGCTGCTGTCCTGTGGTGCGGCGCTGACCAACCTCGAGCTGGCCATCCGCGCGCTCGGCTGGGACACCGAGACCGTGCTGCTGCCCGAAGACGCCCGGCCGGACCTGCTGGCCAGCGTCCGCACACGTGGTGGCCGAGCCGCCACCGGCGAGGAGGTCGGCAAGTACGCGACGATCTTTCAGCGGCGCAGCCACCGAGCCCCGTTCGGCCTGCGCGCCGTCCGGCCGGGACTGCTGCGCGCGCTCGTCGCGTCCACCGACGTCCCGGGCGTGCGGACCAGGGTGGTCGACGCGCGAACCGAAGCGTCCGCGGTGGCCGACCTGCTCGGCTACGCCGCGGCCGTCTACCGCGACGACCGGGCCTACCAGCGAGAGCTGGCCGCCTGGAGCAGCGGCTTTCCCCACCCGCCCAGCGCGGACTCGACGCTGCCGTGGGCGGGTCTGGTGCGCCGGGACACCCGGCTGCCCGACGAGATCACCCTGGCCGACCGGATCTCCCGAGAACGGCTGCTGATCCTGACCACCGGCGGGGACGACCGCCGCGACCAACTGGTCGCCGGGGTGGCCATGCAGCACCTCTGGCTGGCGGCGGTCGGCGCGGGCCTGGTGGCCTCCGTCCTGACCCAGCCCCTGCACCTGTCGGAGGTACGGGCCGGGCTCGCCGAACGGCTCGGCCTCGAAGGGCACCCGCAGCTCATCCTGCGCGCCGGATACCCCACCCATCCCGACCGAACATCTAGTCCGCTACCCGCCGCCACCGCGCGACCACACCGTTGA
- a CDS encoding Acg family FMN-binding oxidoreductase: MTETQPASTVVQAALDAAVRAPSPHNTQPWRFELGDDRIDVLLDRDRVLTVADPEAREARLACGAAIFNLRTALAVAGRCSEVCLLPDRLRPDHLATVRLTWRHRPGRREQELARAIRYRRSNRRPFTDRPVPAWVRQSLREAAHAEGAELVLLEHPGDLDALAALLRHAEHAQSEDPRFQAELRRWTNNGEPRDDGVPLAAGGPRPEQGSLLTPRQYDTNAPARPYETEVLVGVLCSSTDTTLVQLRAGQAMQRVLLTGTTAGVSASFLAQPVELPSTRAALHRLLGERLQPQAVLRFGYGFTAPATRRRPAETVTCAPEGTEGTP, encoded by the coding sequence ATGACCGAAACCCAGCCAGCGTCCACTGTGGTCCAGGCTGCGCTGGACGCGGCGGTCCGTGCGCCGTCGCCGCACAACACCCAGCCGTGGCGGTTCGAACTCGGCGACGACCGGATCGACGTGCTGCTCGACCGGGACCGGGTGCTCACCGTGGCCGACCCCGAAGCGAGGGAGGCCCGGCTGGCCTGCGGCGCGGCGATCTTCAACCTGCGGACCGCGCTGGCCGTGGCCGGTAGGTGCAGCGAGGTGTGCCTGCTGCCGGACCGGCTGCGGCCGGACCACCTGGCCACCGTCCGGCTGACCTGGCGGCACCGGCCCGGTCGGCGGGAGCAGGAGCTGGCCAGGGCCATCCGGTACCGGCGGAGCAACAGACGCCCGTTCACCGACCGTCCGGTCCCGGCGTGGGTCCGGCAGTCGCTGCGGGAGGCCGCCCACGCCGAGGGCGCCGAGCTGGTGCTGCTGGAACACCCCGGTGATCTCGACGCGCTGGCAGCGCTGCTGCGGCACGCCGAGCATGCGCAGAGCGAAGACCCGCGGTTCCAGGCCGAACTGCGGCGGTGGACGAACAACGGTGAGCCGCGCGACGACGGTGTCCCGCTGGCAGCCGGCGGGCCGCGTCCGGAGCAGGGCAGCCTGCTCACCCCGCGGCAGTACGACACGAACGCCCCGGCCAGGCCGTACGAGACCGAGGTGCTGGTCGGAGTCCTCTGCTCCAGCACCGACACCACACTCGTACAGCTGCGCGCCGGGCAGGCGATGCAGCGGGTATTGCTCACCGGCACCACAGCCGGGGTGAGTGCTTCGTTCCTGGCCCAGCCCGTCGAACTGCCCAGCACCCGCGCGGCGCTGCACAGGCTGCTCGGCGAGCGGCTGCAGCCGCAGGCGGTGCTGCGGTTCGGCTACGGATTCACTGCACCGGCCACCCGCCGCAGGCCTGCTGAGACGGTCACCTGCGCGCCCGAGGGCACCGAGGGGACACCATGA
- a CDS encoding GAF domain-containing sensor histidine kinase, whose product MDTSGKPGPATSLRGTLSQLRLRELLHEVQDRVEQLVGARDQMDGLLEAMLAVASGLELDATLRRIVHAAIDLVDCRYGALGVLNPSGEGLAEFVYEGIDDQTRRKIGNLPEGHGLLGLLIQQPKPIRLDDLSQHPASSGFPAHHPPMRTFLGVPVRVRDEVFGNLYLAEKNGEHTFTEDDEVVVQALAAAAGIAVENARLYEEAKLRQRWQEATSEIRAELLAATDTTDVLHLIANRALGLTAADYAFVALPDDPEQPPGDVTELVVTVSAGHDADGLTGTRIPVDESTSGRTFRDTTPRRVAELAYPLTDGTETEFGPALVLPLRASAESVSGVLVVVRKPEEPPFAPEQLPLAAAFAEQAALALQLADDQRRLHELQVLGDRDRIARDLHDHVIQRLFALGLGLHSARQRSRNPELQQRLGTLAEDAQSVVSEIRTAIFDLHSTTPGRTQLRTRLNDAIAELTADTAVQTTVRMSGPLGVLSPELADHAEAVVREALSNTIHHAHATTVIITVSVADDLAIDITDNGTGLPDTMARSGLHNLAERAQHAGGTMRLTTPPDGGTRLTWAAPVS is encoded by the coding sequence ATGGACACCAGCGGCAAACCGGGCCCGGCCACATCGTTGCGGGGCACGTTGTCGCAGCTACGGCTGCGGGAGCTGCTGCATGAGGTGCAGGACCGGGTGGAGCAGTTGGTCGGCGCCCGCGACCAGATGGACGGGCTACTCGAAGCCATGCTCGCCGTCGCCTCGGGGCTGGAGCTGGACGCCACCCTGCGCCGCATCGTGCATGCCGCCATCGACCTGGTCGACTGCCGCTACGGCGCCCTCGGCGTGCTCAACCCCAGCGGCGAGGGCCTCGCCGAGTTCGTCTACGAGGGCATCGACGATCAGACCCGCCGCAAGATCGGAAACCTGCCCGAGGGCCATGGCCTGCTCGGCCTGCTCATCCAGCAACCCAAACCGATCCGGCTGGACGACCTGTCCCAGCACCCCGCCTCGTCCGGGTTCCCCGCACACCACCCACCCATGCGCACCTTCCTCGGCGTCCCCGTCCGCGTGCGCGACGAGGTCTTCGGCAACCTCTACCTCGCCGAGAAGAACGGCGAGCACACCTTCACCGAGGACGACGAGGTCGTCGTGCAGGCACTGGCCGCCGCGGCCGGGATCGCCGTGGAGAACGCCCGCCTCTACGAGGAAGCAAAGCTCCGTCAGCGGTGGCAGGAAGCCACCAGCGAAATCCGCGCCGAGCTGCTCGCCGCCACCGACACCACCGACGTCCTCCACCTCATCGCCAACCGGGCGCTGGGACTCACCGCAGCCGACTACGCGTTCGTCGCGCTACCCGACGACCCCGAGCAACCCCCCGGCGACGTCACCGAACTCGTCGTGACCGTCAGCGCGGGCCATGACGCCGACGGCCTCACCGGCACCCGCATCCCGGTCGACGAGTCCACCTCCGGACGCACCTTCCGGGACACCACACCGAGACGGGTCGCCGAGCTGGCCTACCCCCTCACCGACGGCACCGAGACCGAGTTCGGCCCCGCGCTCGTCCTGCCGCTGCGTGCCTCCGCCGAGTCGGTCTCCGGGGTGCTCGTGGTCGTCCGTAAACCCGAAGAACCACCGTTCGCTCCCGAACAGCTGCCGCTGGCCGCCGCGTTCGCCGAACAGGCCGCGCTGGCCCTGCAACTGGCCGACGACCAACGCAGGCTGCACGAACTCCAAGTCCTCGGCGACCGCGACCGCATCGCCCGCGACCTGCACGACCACGTCATCCAACGCCTCTTCGCCCTCGGCCTCGGCCTGCACAGCGCCCGCCAGCGCAGCCGCAACCCCGAACTGCAACAACGGCTCGGGACACTGGCTGAGGACGCGCAGAGTGTCGTCAGCGAGATCCGCACCGCCATCTTCGACCTGCACAGCACTACCCCGGGCCGCACCCAGCTCCGCACGCGGCTGAACGATGCCATCGCCGAACTCACCGCGGACACCGCCGTGCAGACCACCGTGCGCATGTCCGGACCGCTCGGCGTCCTCTCCCCCGAACTCGCCGACCACGCCGAGGCCGTGGTCCGCGAAGCCCTCTCCAACACCATCCACCACGCCCACGCCACCACCGTCATCATCACCGTCTCCGTCGCCGACGACCTCGCCATCGACATCACCGACAACGGCACCGGCCTCCCCGACACCATGGCCCGCAGCGGCCTGCACAACCTCGCCGAACGCGCCCAGCACGCAGGCGGCACCATGCGCCTCACGACACCGCCCGACGGCGGCACCCGCCTCACCTGGGCCGCACCCGTGTCCTGA
- a CDS encoding SHOCT domain-containing protein, with amino-acid sequence MHRFYDQPGPSWLGWLLMTVTMVLFWGGLISVVVVLVRRFARQAPPSTGPRSDSAEEVLAGRFARGEIDEDEYRKRRDALRE; translated from the coding sequence ATGCACCGGTTCTACGACCAGCCCGGCCCCAGCTGGCTCGGCTGGCTGCTGATGACGGTGACGATGGTGTTGTTCTGGGGCGGGCTGATCTCCGTCGTCGTGGTACTGGTGCGGCGGTTCGCCCGCCAGGCTCCGCCGTCCACGGGACCCCGCTCCGATTCTGCGGAGGAGGTCCTGGCCGGACGCTTCGCCCGGGGCGAGATCGATGAGGACGAGTACCGCAAGCGACGCGACGCGCTCCGCGAGTAG
- a CDS encoding acetate/propionate family kinase, which translates to MRVLTLNPGSASLKVALVDGEDVLAADGGDAAIRDAIRRWGRPDAVAVRFVHGGPRRQPVVLDDQELARLARLVPLAPLHQPQSLRLATWARKLLPDVPVVAAFDTAFHAGLPEAAARYALPTAWTRRHGIRRYGFHGLSCAYALRRTARLLDRVPDALRMVCCHLGSGVSVTAIRHGASVDTSMGFTPVEGAVMASRAGSVDPGLLLHLLRTGVTDVDELTDVLYHRSGLAGMTATSGDIREVLAACGAGDADAETAVEVYLHRLRREIGAAVAGLDLLDAVVFTGGVAEHQPVLLGRLLDGLAVLGLHADRPRLAAAGDRLISPAGRVPVLLVAAREELELARHAELLLATEPARQHRGEQPCASER; encoded by the coding sequence ATGCGGGTACTCACGCTTAACCCCGGTTCGGCCAGCCTGAAAGTGGCGCTCGTGGACGGCGAGGACGTACTGGCCGCCGACGGCGGTGACGCCGCGATTCGCGATGCCATCCGCCGGTGGGGCCGGCCGGACGCCGTCGCCGTCCGGTTCGTGCACGGCGGCCCCCGCAGGCAGCCGGTCGTCCTCGACGACCAGGAACTGGCCAGGCTCGCCCGGCTGGTGCCGCTCGCGCCACTGCACCAGCCGCAGTCACTCCGGCTCGCGACGTGGGCTCGCAAACTGCTGCCGGACGTCCCGGTCGTCGCGGCGTTCGACACGGCCTTCCACGCCGGGTTGCCCGAGGCCGCCGCGCGCTACGCCCTGCCGACGGCATGGACCCGCCGGCACGGAATCCGCCGGTACGGCTTCCACGGCCTTTCCTGCGCCTACGCCCTGCGCCGCACCGCGCGGCTGCTCGACCGTGTGCCGGACGCGTTGCGGATGGTGTGCTGCCACCTCGGCTCCGGGGTGTCGGTGACCGCGATCCGGCACGGTGCCAGCGTGGACACCTCGATGGGGTTCACCCCGGTCGAAGGGGCCGTGATGGCCAGCCGCGCGGGCTCGGTCGATCCCGGCCTGCTGCTGCACCTGTTGCGTACCGGAGTCACCGACGTCGACGAGTTGACCGATGTGCTGTACCACCGGTCCGGACTCGCCGGGATGACCGCGACGTCGGGAGACATCCGGGAGGTGCTCGCCGCCTGCGGCGCGGGCGACGCCGACGCGGAGACGGCCGTCGAGGTCTACCTGCACCGGCTCCGCCGCGAGATCGGCGCCGCGGTGGCCGGTCTCGACCTGCTCGACGCCGTGGTGTTCACCGGCGGCGTCGCCGAACACCAGCCGGTGCTGCTGGGCAGGCTCCTCGACGGGCTCGCCGTGCTCGGCCTGCACGCCGACCGGCCCCGGCTCGCGGCGGCGGGCGACCGGCTGATCAGCCCGGCAGGCCGCGTGCCGGTACTGCTGGTCGCCGCCAGGGAAGAACTCGAACTGGCCAGGCACGCCGAACTGCTGCTGGCCACCGAACCGGCCCGACAACACCGAGGAGAACAACCATGCGCGTCCGAGAGGTGA
- a CDS encoding CBS domain-containing protein, which yields MRVREVMSTPVVTVTADCPARRAAGLLAHYGYTALPVVDEGEGLVGIVTEADLMRDRFARDRTLPPAPPEQHPPAPGTVGETMTAPALAVGTESDVADLVRLMLDEHVRSVPVVDGTRVRGIVTRRDLVRALGREDEALTRDIRRRLAFFGGPDRWHVEVRDGEATIVDEFDSEIDRRVATVLAEGVVGVLRARCVAATASEGAGR from the coding sequence ATGCGCGTCCGAGAGGTGATGAGCACGCCGGTGGTCACCGTCACCGCCGACTGCCCGGCAAGGCGAGCGGCCGGACTGCTCGCCCACTACGGCTACACCGCCCTGCCGGTGGTGGACGAAGGCGAAGGATTGGTCGGCATCGTCACCGAGGCCGACCTGATGCGCGACCGCTTCGCCCGCGACCGGACACTGCCCCCGGCACCGCCGGAGCAGCACCCGCCCGCGCCGGGCACGGTGGGCGAGACGATGACCGCGCCGGCACTGGCCGTCGGCACCGAGTCCGACGTGGCCGACCTGGTGCGGCTGATGCTCGACGAGCACGTCCGCAGCGTGCCCGTGGTGGACGGGACCAGGGTGCGCGGCATCGTGACCCGGCGCGACCTCGTCCGCGCGCTCGGCCGGGAGGACGAGGCCCTGACCAGGGACATCCGGCGCCGGCTCGCCTTCTTCGGCGGGCCGGATCGCTGGCACGTCGAGGTGCGCGACGGTGAGGCGACCATCGTCGACGAGTTCGACAGCGAGATCGACCGGCGAGTGGCGACCGTCCTCGCCGAGGGCGTCGTCGGCGTGCTCAGGGCCCGCTGCGTCGCCGCCACCGCGAGCGAAGGGGCCGGCCGATGA
- a CDS encoding CBS domain-containing protein, whose translation MRNPTVATVMTKHPRTVRPETGFKEIAETLADQQISAVPVVDDDGTPVGVVSEADLLAKEQRCEHDPRAHWLTSHAERDRRRKAEGSTARDLMTTPVHTVEEHVELPVAARLLARTGLRRLFVVREGKLVGVLSRRDVLTVFLRSDEQLRSDIEHEVFQRALGADPHSIRISVRNGTVTLLGRLGNRTEVATAGRLAALMPGVVGVRNRMDFVWDEPTSRRHR comes from the coding sequence ATGCGAAACCCCACCGTGGCCACGGTGATGACGAAGCACCCGCGCACCGTCCGACCGGAGACCGGGTTCAAGGAGATCGCCGAAACCTTGGCGGACCAACAGATCAGCGCCGTACCGGTCGTCGACGACGACGGAACACCGGTCGGCGTGGTCTCCGAGGCCGACCTCCTGGCCAAAGAGCAACGCTGCGAGCACGATCCGCGGGCGCACTGGCTCACCAGTCACGCGGAACGGGACCGGCGGCGCAAGGCCGAGGGCAGCACGGCGCGGGACCTGATGACCACGCCGGTGCACACCGTGGAGGAGCACGTCGAACTCCCGGTGGCCGCGCGCCTGCTCGCCCGCACCGGCCTACGACGGCTGTTCGTCGTCCGCGAGGGAAAGCTGGTCGGCGTGCTCTCCCGGCGGGACGTGCTCACGGTCTTCCTCCGCTCGGACGAACAGCTCAGATCCGACATCGAGCACGAGGTGTTCCAACGCGCGCTGGGCGCGGACCCGCACAGCATCCGGATCAGCGTGCGGAACGGGACCGTGACACTGCTCGGCCGGCTCGGCAACCGGACCGAGGTCGCGACCGCGGGCAGGCTCGCCGCACTGATGCCCGGCGTGGTCGGCGTGCGCAACCGCATGGACTTCGTCTGGGACGAACCGACCAGCCGCAGGCACCGCTGA
- a CDS encoding Rv1733c family protein has protein sequence MDTKDFKAIRYWKVLCPPRGELSRPGDRALGVLAGFLALVALLALPLAAALGSEIYASQNQAAQSELATRHQATATLLADVPAAIAGARGVSGDESARARWLRPDGSMVEGVIEAARGAKAGTDVAVWLDQAGNRVDAPDTPGKAVGEAVSVAVLGWLAVLAACALTFVGTRWMIDRSRYAAWDREWEKVESGWSRK, from the coding sequence ATGGATACCAAGGACTTCAAGGCAATTCGGTACTGGAAGGTGCTGTGTCCGCCCCGAGGTGAGCTCTCCCGGCCCGGTGACCGAGCGCTCGGTGTGCTCGCTGGATTCCTTGCGCTGGTCGCGTTGCTGGCCCTGCCGCTGGCCGCCGCGCTGGGTTCGGAGATCTACGCGAGCCAGAACCAGGCCGCACAGTCCGAACTGGCCACTCGTCATCAGGCCACGGCCACCCTGCTTGCCGACGTTCCCGCGGCCATCGCCGGTGCGCGCGGGGTGAGCGGCGATGAGTCCGCCCGCGCGCGGTGGCTCCGGCCCGACGGGTCGATGGTCGAGGGCGTGATCGAGGCAGCACGGGGAGCCAAGGCGGGAACCGACGTAGCAGTCTGGCTCGACCAGGCCGGTAACCGGGTGGACGCCCCGGACACGCCGGGCAAGGCGGTCGGTGAGGCCGTGAGCGTGGCCGTGCTGGGCTGGTTGGCCGTGCTCGCCGCGTGTGCCCTGACGTTCGTGGGAACGCGCTGGATGATCGACCGGTCGCGGTACGCGGCGTGGGACCGTGAGTGGGAGAAGGTGGAGTCCGGCTGGAGCCGGAAATGA
- a CDS encoding universal stress protein — translation MTEGSEVAAPIVVGVSGSAMSQLALQWSLREAADRGCAVRAVHVWTAGTMADFVWHDPRRLRRDSRSLLRHAIARARTETGLGPAVVTASLPDPVAPALAEAARGAEFLVLGARGRALPGTFGLGQIGLSCLGLAGTPTVVVSQHTANVVSRPAECSPTRGCWSSFPMTNGP, via the coding sequence GTGACCGAGGGCAGCGAGGTGGCAGCTCCGATCGTGGTCGGGGTGAGCGGATCCGCGATGAGCCAGCTGGCGTTGCAGTGGTCATTACGCGAAGCGGCCGACCGTGGCTGCGCGGTGCGCGCGGTGCACGTGTGGACCGCGGGCACGATGGCCGACTTCGTCTGGCACGACCCGCGGCGCCTCCGCCGCGACTCGAGATCGTTGCTGCGGCACGCGATCGCCCGCGCGCGCACCGAGACCGGCCTCGGCCCGGCCGTGGTCACGGCCAGCCTGCCCGACCCGGTCGCACCCGCACTCGCGGAGGCCGCCCGCGGTGCCGAGTTCCTCGTGCTCGGTGCGCGTGGCCGGGCGCTGCCGGGGACGTTCGGACTCGGCCAGATCGGTCTTTCCTGCCTCGGCCTTGCCGGCACCCCGACCGTGGTGGTTTCCCAGCACACAGCGAATGTGGTGAGCCGACCGGCCGAGTGCTCGCCGACCCGGGGTTGTTGGTCGTCGTTTCCGATGACCAACGGCCCTTAG
- a CDS encoding CBS domain-containing protein — translation MRASEIMTRPVVRVRPDTTIREAIVLLTGPEFAALPVVDEDDKVLGIFTESDALRGMACEEDGKVAAVMTAPVEVVTPETHVQGVAARMLRDRLRCLPVVEHGVLVGVISRRDLLRPMVRPDDVVASHVRALLADYTGHRGRWTVEAVRGTVTITGEVRDDAERGVLDALARTVPGVLRTEVRTADSAAS, via the coding sequence ATGCGCGCGAGCGAGATCATGACCAGGCCGGTGGTGAGGGTCCGGCCGGACACCACCATCCGCGAGGCGATCGTGCTGCTTACCGGACCCGAGTTCGCCGCGCTGCCCGTGGTGGACGAGGACGACAAGGTGCTGGGCATCTTCACCGAATCGGATGCGCTGCGCGGCATGGCGTGCGAGGAGGACGGCAAGGTGGCCGCGGTGATGACCGCGCCCGTCGAGGTCGTGACGCCGGAGACCCACGTGCAGGGCGTCGCCGCGCGGATGCTGCGCGACAGGTTGCGTTGCCTTCCGGTGGTGGAGCACGGGGTGTTGGTCGGTGTGATCAGCAGGCGTGACCTGCTGCGGCCGATGGTGCGTCCGGATGACGTCGTGGCGAGTCACGTGCGGGCGCTGCTCGCCGACTACACCGGCCACCGTGGCCGGTGGACGGTCGAGGCGGTGCGGGGAACGGTCACGATCACGGGCGAGGTGCGCGACGACGCCGAACGCGGCGTGCTCGACGCGCTCGCCAGGACCGTCCCGGGTGTGCTGCGGACCGAGGTTCGCACCGCAGACAGCGCGGCGTCGTGA